Within the Pseudarthrobacter sp. W1I19 genome, the region ATTATGGTGGCGCAGTCGGTGATCCTGTTCAGCGTGGTCAAACTGGCCGGCGCCGCCTACCTGGTCTACCTCGGCATCAAAGCCATCCGCCACCGGCGGGAGCACACTTCCCCCGGGCGCCGTCCCGTGGACCCGCGGCCGCTGCGCCTGGTGGCCGAAGGCCTGGCCGTCGGCGCCACCAACCCCAAATCCGTGGTGTTCTTCGTAGCCGTCCTGCCGCAGTTTGTGGATTACCCCTCGGGTGCCATTGCATTCCAGCTGGCGCTGCTCGGGGTGCTGTTTGTACTGATAGCGCTGGTGTCAGACAGCCTCTGGGCCACTGCCGCGGGCTCCGCCCGGCACTGGTTTGCCCGCTCGCCCCGCCGGATTTCCGCCATGGAGGCAACCGGCGGGGCGCTGATGATTGGCCTTGGCGGCACCCTCGCACTGACGGGTACCAAGTCCTGATTTCCTGATTGCCCGGCGCGGAAGGCCGGGCAATCAGGGAGCTTCGTCAGGGAAGCTGCAGCCTA harbors:
- a CDS encoding LysE family translocator, producing the protein MVPLSGLLAFALAAVILIAVPGPSVLFVIGRSLALGWKGGVLTVLGNASGQLVQVTAVALGVGIMVAQSVILFSVVKLAGAAYLVYLGIKAIRHRREHTSPGRRPVDPRPLRLVAEGLAVGATNPKSVVFFVAVLPQFVDYPSGAIAFQLALLGVLFVLIALVSDSLWATAAGSARHWFARSPRRISAMEATGGALMIGLGGTLALTGTKS